ATCAGCCACGCAGTATCCAGTTGCCACGGGGTGTAGACCGCGTGACTCGCGATAGTCATCCGCGACCCACCGATCTGGACACCTTGGGCCGGTTGCGGGCGGTGCATGTGGGTGGTGTGCAAACGGCCGGCAACAGTTGCGCGGTGGTTGATGGCGCGGCGGCCGCGCTGGTGGGGCGAGCCTCTGCGGCCCGGCGTCCGGTATTGGCTCATTTGCTGGCGAGTGCCGTGGTAGGCGTGGCACCGGAATTCATGGGGATAGGGCCGGCGCCAGCCATCCAGTTGCTCTTGCAACGTAGCGGGATGTCCCTTGGCGAAATCGGTTTGCTGGAGATCAATGAGGCCCAGGCCGCTCAGGTATTGGCTGTGGCCCAGGCGCTTGAACTGGACGGCGACCGGCTCAACCGGCGGGGCGGCTCGATTGCTTTGGGGCATCCTTTGGCCGCTACAGGTTTGCGCCTGGTGCTGACCCTGGCCAGGCAACTGCGCGAGGGTAATCTGCGTTATGGCATCGCCGCCGCGTGTGTCGGTGGCGGGCAGGGCATGGCTCTGCTGATCGAAAACCCGGCCTATCAAGGCTGAGGCAGAACACCGCGGCCTCTGCCCAAACCTGGCGTCACTCTCTTGCGTTACTATGCAGACCCACCTTTCTGGAAGTTGCCTGGATGAGTAAGCCCGGTCAAACGGTGCTGGTCGCATTGCGCAAAATGATCGCCTCGGGCGAGCTGGCGGCGGGCGAGCGGTTGATGGAAATCCCTACGGCGGAGTTGTTCGGTGTTTCGCGGATGCCGGTGCGCATGGCGTTCCGCACGCTGGAGCAGGAAGGCTTGCTGGTGCGTTTTGGCGGGCGCGGGTTTCAGGTGCGTTCGGTCAGCCCCGATGACATTGCCGGTGCGGTTGAAGTGCGAGGTGTACTCGAAGGCCTGGCGGCGCGTCAGACCGCCGAGCGCGGGCTATCGGACGAAGCCCGGGCGACCCTCGAACAATGCCTGATGCAGGGTGATCAACTGTTCGACAAAGGGTACGTGACCATAGAAGACCTGGAGGTCTATCACGACCTCAACATGCGTTTTCACGAGGTGATCGTCAAAGGCAGCCACAACCCGGCGATCGCTGATGCCCTGGCGCGCAACGACCATTTGCCCTTCGCTTCGGTGACCGCCCTGGCCGTGGACCGCAACGACATGGTGCGGGAATATCGACGCTTCAACTATGCCCACATGCAACACCACTCGGTGTTCGATGCCCTGGTCAATCGCCAGGGCGCGCGTGCCGAAGCGATCATGCGCGAACACGCCAATGCCACATTGCGCTATGCCGAGATCTTCGGCTCAGCGACGGCTGACGAGCGGATGAAGGTCATTCTCCGCTCGGAATAGGTTCTAGATATCCAACACCAGCAGCGGCGTTTTCGAACGCGAGCAGCAAGGGGTGAACTGGTCGTTGCAGGCCTGTTCATCCTCGGTGAGGAACAGGTCGCGATGCTCCGGTACCCCCTCCAGAACTCGCGTCAGGCAAGTGCCACAAATGCCTTGTTCACAGGAAATGGCGATCTCGATGCCTTGGTCTTGTAGTACTTGCACCACGCTCTTGTCGGCCGGCACCTCGAAGACCTGGCCGCTGCTGGCGACCTTGATCGAGAAACTGCCATCGGCGCCAGTGTCGACGGGCGCGGCGGCGAAGTACTCGCGGTGCAGGCATTGCTCCTGCCAGCCTTCGGCCTTGGCCGTGTCCAGCACGTGCTGCATGAAACCGCCGGGGCCACACACGTATAAATGAACGTCGCTCTGAGGCATGGCCAGGACCTTGGCCGCGTCCAGCACGGTCTCGGGTTCCTGATCGAAATGCAGGAACACCCGGTCGGCAAAAGGCGAGTGCTGCAGGCGTTCGACAAAGGCTGCACGGTCCCGTGATCGGGCACAGTAATGCAGCTCGAAATCCGCGCCACTGTGTGCCAGGCGTTCGGCCATGCACAGGATCGGCGTGATCCCGATACCGCCAGCGAACAGCAGGCTGCGCCTGGCCTCATGGACCAACGGGAACAGGTTGCGCGGTTCACTGATCGGCAGGCGCATGCCGGGCTGGATCTGCTCGTGCATGGCCAGTGAACCGCCCCGGGAGGTCGGGTCCTTGAGCACACCGATCAGGTAGCGATGGCGTTCTTCGGGGTGGTTGCACAGGGAGTATTGCCGGATCAAGCCGCCAGGCAGGTGCACATCGATATGCGCACCGGCGCTGAAGGCCGGCAGCGGTCGGTCATCGACACTGGCCAGCTCATAGCTGCAGATGTCGTGGGCTTCGTTGTTGCGCGATACCACCAGCACTTCGATCATGCCATTGACTCCTGCGGGGCTTGTTCCTTGGCGATCAGGCGCTCCAGAACGCGACGCGACTGTACACCGCCAGCGTCAATATTGAGCTTGAGCAAGCTGCGCGCGGGATGGCTGAGCAGGTTCTGTTGCTGGCGTTCGAGCATCTCCAGGTCCTCGCTGAAAATCTTGCCCTGTCCCTCGCGAATGCTCGCGGTCAAGGCTTCATCCTGCGGATTGAAGTTGCGCGCCATGCCCCAGAAGTACCAGATCGAGGTTTCGGTTTCCGGGGTGATGAAGTCGACGACGATGCTCGACGCCTTGAGCTGTTGAGGCGCGTGATAACCGCCATGGCCGGCATGGGCCACGCCGACTTCGATCAGCACATGGCTAGGCGGGGTGAAGCGGCAGATCTGCCAGCGGTCCACCGGTACATCGTCGGCCAGGTTGTTGCCGCGCAGGGCCATGCGCCAGAAAGGCGGGGCCATGATGTTTTCCATGTGGCGGGCAGTGACCACCTCGTCGCCGTCGACCGTAGTCACCGGCGGCGCTTCGTCGATTTCCTTCTGGCCGATGCTGGACGCGTGAACGTAGGTTTCGTGAGTCAGGTCCATCAGGTTGTCGATCATCAGCCGGTAGTCGCACTGGATATGGAACAGGCCGCCGCCATAGGCCCACTCGTCACTGACTGCCCATTCCAGGTGATGGATCAGCACCGGATCCGCCAACGCCTGATCACCGGGCCAGACCCAGATAAACCCATAGCGCTCGACCACGGCGAACGTCTTGTTGCACGGGAAACCGCGAACCCGCTGCCCGGGCATTTCCACGGTCTTGCCGTCGCAGCCCATCACCAGGCCGTGATAGCCGCAAACCAGATT
This genomic stretch from Pseudomonas wuhanensis harbors:
- a CDS encoding aromatic ring-hydroxylating oxygenase subunit alpha — encoded protein: MYPKNTWYVACTPDEIADKPLGRQICGEKMVFYRGHEGKVAAVEDFCPHRGAPLSLGYVENGNLVCGYHGLVMGCDGKTVEMPGQRVRGFPCNKTFAVVERYGFIWVWPGDQALADPVLIHHLEWAVSDEWAYGGGLFHIQCDYRLMIDNLMDLTHETYVHASSIGQKEIDEAPPVTTVDGDEVVTARHMENIMAPPFWRMALRGNNLADDVPVDRWQICRFTPPSHVLIEVGVAHAGHGGYHAPQQLKASSIVVDFITPETETSIWYFWGMARNFNPQDEALTASIREGQGKIFSEDLEMLERQQQNLLSHPARSLLKLNIDAGGVQSRRVLERLIAKEQAPQESMA
- a CDS encoding PDR/VanB family oxidoreductase; its protein translation is MIEVLVVSRNNEAHDICSYELASVDDRPLPAFSAGAHIDVHLPGGLIRQYSLCNHPEERHRYLIGVLKDPTSRGGSLAMHEQIQPGMRLPISEPRNLFPLVHEARRSLLFAGGIGITPILCMAERLAHSGADFELHYCARSRDRAAFVERLQHSPFADRVFLHFDQEPETVLDAAKVLAMPQSDVHLYVCGPGGFMQHVLDTAKAEGWQEQCLHREYFAAAPVDTGADGSFSIKVASSGQVFEVPADKSVVQVLQDQGIEIAISCEQGICGTCLTRVLEGVPEHRDLFLTEDEQACNDQFTPCCSRSKTPLLVLDI
- a CDS encoding GntR family transcriptional regulator: MSKPGQTVLVALRKMIASGELAAGERLMEIPTAELFGVSRMPVRMAFRTLEQEGLLVRFGGRGFQVRSVSPDDIAGAVEVRGVLEGLAARQTAERGLSDEARATLEQCLMQGDQLFDKGYVTIEDLEVYHDLNMRFHEVIVKGSHNPAIADALARNDHLPFASVTALAVDRNDMVREYRRFNYAHMQHHSVFDALVNRQGARAEAIMREHANATLRYAEIFGSATADERMKVILRSE